The Pseudomonas sp. TH06 genome has a window encoding:
- the tssM gene encoding type VI secretion system membrane subunit TssM produces the protein MKNFFKKVGAFLRQTWVWTLLLVLFVALLVWFVGPLLAVDDYKFWEGATSRLLTISVLFLIWGLTMVFVSWRAGVRKKEVEATEDGQERIRREEQIDDEQKELKARFKDALKTLKTSSLYRGRSERWRSDLPWYLLIGPQASGKTSLLDFSGLEFPINKIDRKLTRDTLGTRHCDWYFADHGVLIDTAGRYTTQADAEVDGSAWRTLLELLRKRRRGRPLNGVLVAIPVESLTGGSEQDIDVLARQVRGRLQEIYQKLHVDVPVYLVLSKADKLLGFDEFFDQLTREESDQVLGTSFRKDQQGTDVAVLRNEFEELLRRLNSQVIMRMHSERDTQRRGRILDFPHQLGQIGERLCLFVDMAFTGNRYQRATQLRGFYLTSAPHLTQEMDATTAGIGANLGINAGVLPTLRSGRSRFIHHLLSQVIFPEADLAGLDKRERSRIHWGQRALYVGALAALALFGMLWAGGFSANYERLENLRTLAQNWTQQRSALTPRDDAMGVLKTLDTSYAATQAFPKKGDVSYHERGGLYQGEDVNPVVKAAYERELEKQLLPRVATTLEGQIRANMKDREKLINSLRAYLMLNMKDRRDAAWLKDWVAADWSQRYTGNTAVQNGLTTHLERLLKQPFIYPLNDQLVTQARQVLRAESLATVVYRMLREQARNLPEYRFSQHLGPQGSLFIGTEYVIPGFYTQQGYQQYFSVQGSALVTDILRDNWVLGEGAGISDMDLRRLMVELEQLYFRDYANYWSEAVGQVALPPISDAGEGAEQLAGLTSANSPVLALLTEVRENTRFPAAADPVDEAGDAADALAGQKGKLGKVGKLASAVADKASAMNVAKNLPDTAKKSLQRRFEPLHRLLDDNNGPAADLTPALSALNDLQLQLSGLARSSTPEQAAFEMAKTRMSGQRDALTNLRTASGRLPRPLSVWFNVLAEDSWRLVLNDAYQYLNGRYQNELYSVYGKTISKRYPFSASSTSDVAISDFREFFRAQGTVDRFFDSYMRPFVSGDPGNYRMRSIDGHSLPVSKVYLDQMAAALTIRQSFFSINPAEPTVQFKLEPYTLDPAVSRSEFKFGDKTMEYRHGPILPMSFKWPTDAEDGRTSLVMDKMAGRPIGIEKNSGPWSLFRLFDLMQTEYLTGRDVLVLKADVGGLRANYLLTSQRTPNPFDMGVLRTFRMPVQL, from the coding sequence ATGAAGAATTTTTTCAAGAAAGTCGGCGCCTTCCTGCGCCAGACCTGGGTCTGGACCCTGCTGCTGGTGCTGTTCGTGGCACTGCTGGTGTGGTTCGTCGGCCCTTTGTTGGCGGTGGATGACTACAAATTCTGGGAGGGCGCAACCTCGCGTCTGCTGACCATCAGCGTCCTGTTCCTGATCTGGGGCCTGACCATGGTCTTCGTCAGCTGGCGCGCCGGTGTGCGCAAGAAAGAAGTCGAAGCCACCGAAGACGGCCAGGAACGCATTCGCCGCGAAGAGCAGATCGACGACGAGCAGAAAGAGTTGAAGGCGCGTTTCAAAGACGCACTGAAAACCCTGAAAACCTCGAGTCTGTATCGCGGCCGCAGCGAACGCTGGCGCAGCGACTTGCCGTGGTACTTGCTGATCGGTCCGCAAGCTTCCGGCAAGACCAGCCTGCTGGACTTCTCCGGTCTGGAATTCCCGATCAACAAGATTGACCGCAAGCTGACCCGCGACACCCTCGGCACCCGTCATTGCGACTGGTACTTCGCCGACCACGGTGTGCTGATCGACACCGCCGGGCGCTACACCACTCAAGCAGACGCGGAAGTCGACGGCAGTGCCTGGCGCACCCTGCTGGAACTGTTGCGCAAGCGTCGTCGCGGCCGTCCGTTGAACGGTGTGCTGGTGGCCATTCCGGTGGAATCCCTGACCGGTGGCAGCGAGCAGGACATCGATGTTCTGGCGCGCCAGGTCCGCGGCCGTCTGCAAGAGATCTATCAGAAGCTGCACGTCGATGTGCCGGTGTATCTGGTGTTGAGCAAGGCTGACAAGCTGCTTGGCTTCGACGAGTTCTTCGATCAGCTGACCCGCGAAGAAAGCGATCAGGTCCTCGGCACCAGTTTCCGCAAGGATCAACAGGGCACCGACGTGGCGGTGCTGCGCAACGAGTTCGAAGAACTGCTGCGTCGCCTCAACAGCCAAGTGATCATGCGCATGCACTCCGAGCGCGACACCCAGCGCCGTGGCCGCATCCTCGACTTCCCGCATCAACTGGGGCAGATCGGCGAGCGCTTGTGCCTGTTCGTCGACATGGCGTTCACCGGCAACCGTTATCAGCGTGCCACGCAACTGCGAGGTTTCTACCTGACCAGTGCGCCGCACCTGACCCAGGAAATGGACGCAACCACCGCCGGCATCGGCGCCAACCTCGGCATCAATGCCGGTGTGTTGCCGACCCTGCGCAGCGGTCGTTCGCGCTTCATCCATCACCTGCTGAGCCAGGTGATTTTCCCCGAGGCCGATCTGGCCGGTCTGGACAAACGCGAACGCAGCCGCATTCATTGGGGCCAGCGTGCGTTGTACGTTGGCGCACTGGCGGCACTGGCCTTGTTCGGCATGCTCTGGGCGGGCGGTTTCTCGGCCAACTATGAGCGTCTGGAAAACCTGCGCACACTGGCGCAGAACTGGACTCAGCAACGTTCGGCACTGACCCCTCGCGATGATGCGATGGGCGTGCTGAAAACCCTCGACACCAGCTATGCCGCGACCCAGGCCTTCCCGAAGAAGGGCGACGTCTCGTATCACGAGCGTGGTGGTCTGTATCAGGGCGAAGACGTCAATCCAGTGGTCAAAGCGGCTTACGAGCGTGAGCTTGAGAAGCAACTGCTGCCACGGGTTGCAACCACGCTCGAAGGGCAAATCCGCGCCAACATGAAGGACCGCGAAAAGCTGATCAACAGCCTGCGTGCGTACCTGATGTTGAACATGAAGGATCGTCGCGACGCCGCGTGGCTCAAGGACTGGGTCGCCGCTGACTGGTCGCAACGCTACACCGGCAACACCGCCGTGCAGAACGGTTTGACCACCCACCTTGAGCGCCTGCTGAAGCAGCCGTTCATCTACCCGCTGAACGATCAACTGGTGACGCAGGCACGTCAGGTTCTGCGTGCCGAATCGCTGGCCACCGTGGTCTACCGCATGCTCCGCGAGCAAGCGCGCAACCTGCCGGAATACCGTTTCAGCCAACACCTTGGTCCACAGGGCTCGCTGTTCATCGGCACCGAGTACGTGATCCCGGGTTTCTACACCCAGCAGGGTTATCAGCAGTACTTCTCGGTGCAGGGCTCGGCACTGGTCACCGACATCCTGCGTGACAACTGGGTGCTGGGCGAAGGCGCGGGCATCAGCGACATGGACTTGCGTCGCCTGATGGTCGAACTGGAGCAACTGTACTTCCGCGACTACGCCAACTACTGGAGCGAGGCCGTTGGCCAAGTGGCATTGCCACCGATCAGCGATGCCGGTGAAGGCGCCGAGCAACTGGCGGGCCTGACCTCGGCCAACTCGCCGGTGCTGGCGCTGCTCACTGAAGTGCGTGAAAACACCCGCTTCCCAGCCGCTGCTGACCCGGTCGATGAAGCCGGCGATGCCGCCGATGCGTTGGCCGGGCAGAAAGGCAAACTGGGCAAAGTCGGCAAACTGGCGTCGGCCGTGGCGGACAAGGCTTCGGCCATGAACGTCGCGAAAAACCTGCCGGACACCGCGAAGAAGTCGCTGCAACGTCGCTTCGAGCCGCTGCATCGTTTGCTCGATGACAACAACGGCCCGGCCGCTGACCTGACGCCAGCCCTCAGCGCGCTCAACGACCTGCAACTGCAACTGTCCGGTCTGGCCCGTTCGAGTACGCCGGAACAGGCCGCGTTCGAAATGGCGAAAACCCGCATGAGCGGCCAGCGTGATGCGCTGACCAACCTGCGCACCGCTTCGGGTCGCCTGCCGCGTCCGCTCAGTGTGTGGTTCAACGTGCTGGCCGAAGACTCGTGGCGTCTGGTGCTCAACGATGCTTACCAATACCTCAACGGCCGTTATCAGAACGAGCTGTACAGCGTGTATGGCAAGACCATCAGCAAGCGTTATCCGTTCAGCGCGAGCAGCACCAGCGACGTGGCGATCAGCGATTTCCGCGAGTTCTTCCGGGCTCAAGGTACCGTCGACCGCTTCTTCGACAGCTACATGCGTCCGTTCGTCAGCGGTGATCCGGGCAACTACCGCATGCGCAGCATCGACGGCCACAGCCTGCCAGTGTCCAAGGTCTACCTCGATCAGATGGCGGCGGCGCTGACGATTCGTCAGAGCTTCTTCTCGATCAACCCGGCCGAGCCGACCGTGCAGTTCAAGCTTGAGCCGTACACCCTCGACCCGGCCGTCAGCCGCTCCGAGTTCAAGTTCGGCGACAAGACCATGGAATACCGCCACGGCCCGATCCTGCCAATGTCGTTCAAATGGCCGACCGATGCTGAAGACGGCCGCACCAGCCTGGTGATGGACAAGATGGCGGGGCGCCCGATCGGCATCGAGAAGAACTCCGGCCCATGGTCGCTGTTCCGTCTGTTTGACCTGATGCAGACCGAGTACCTGACCGGTCGCGACGTGCTGGTACTGAAAGCTGACGTAGGCGGCCTGCGCGCCAACTACCTGCTGACCAGCCAGCGCACGCCGAACCCGTTCGACATGGGCGTGCTGCGCACCTTCCGTATGCCGGTGCAGCTCTGA
- a CDS encoding PP2C family serine/threonine-protein phosphatase — MLVASPWRSAARTDPGKVRARNEDAFLDHPQQGLWVVADGMGGHQGGDIASQLIVASLAELPQNEDFDERLKAIRQCLHWLNRRLGQELTVTAGRHDSIMGSTVVALLVEGNRAACIWAGDSRCYLWRGQRLYQLSKDHSLQQQLIDEQQMSVEQAAAHPAAQALTRAVGAAETLTLDVLELEVYPGDAFLLCSDGLYQGLSSDALGNALSLSAPHVALERLFDGALRGAARDNLTAVVIRQ, encoded by the coding sequence ATGCTGGTGGCCAGTCCCTGGCGCAGCGCGGCGCGTACCGACCCGGGCAAGGTGCGGGCGCGCAACGAAGATGCCTTCCTCGACCATCCGCAGCAGGGGCTGTGGGTGGTCGCGGACGGCATGGGCGGTCATCAGGGTGGCGACATCGCCAGCCAGTTGATCGTCGCCAGCCTGGCTGAACTGCCGCAAAACGAGGACTTCGACGAACGCCTCAAAGCCATCCGCCAGTGCCTGCATTGGCTGAACCGGCGCCTGGGGCAGGAATTGACCGTCACCGCCGGCCGTCACGACAGCATCATGGGCAGCACCGTCGTGGCGCTGCTGGTGGAAGGCAATCGCGCGGCCTGCATCTGGGCCGGCGACAGCCGTTGTTATCTGTGGCGTGGGCAGCGGCTGTATCAGCTGTCCAAGGACCATTCGTTGCAACAGCAACTGATCGACGAACAGCAGATGAGCGTCGAACAGGCCGCTGCGCACCCGGCGGCTCAGGCCTTGACCCGAGCCGTCGGCGCCGCCGAAACACTGACCTTGGATGTGCTGGAACTTGAGGTCTATCCGGGTGATGCGTTTTTGCTCTGCAGCGATGGTTTGTATCAAGGCCTGAGCAGCGATGCCCTCGGCAACGCCCTCAGCCTCAGCGCGCCGCACGTGGCGCTGGAACGTTTGTTCGACGGCGCCCTGCGCGGCGCCGCTCGGGACAATTTGACTGCCGTGGTAATCCGCCAATGA
- a CDS encoding serine/threonine-protein kinase — protein MSEIESPIDDLLMSEEQANNLTYFAFAKAHDAEPALAPTKASIGALPDVLAGRYRLERLLGAGGMGAVYRARDLLHEQFGDPDPYIALKILSEEFAESPDASALLYSEFALTRRLRHDNVVRAHTFEVDTDCQRAFITMEYMRGLTLDKLLCERPLGLPWKELRDIVLPLLDTLAYAHRRGVLHGDIKPSNVMLSEDGLRLFDFGLGQAEEGTLPGLPHLSRERFNAWTPGYAAPELLEGQPLSASADVYGVACVIFELAGGKHPFRRLPSTQARDEHMERELQAPQNLPKHCWPALQTALSFDAAARTITAEQLRDALGATSSWLQRLRFRA, from the coding sequence ATGAGTGAAATCGAATCGCCAATCGATGACTTGCTGATGAGCGAAGAACAGGCCAACAACCTGACCTACTTCGCCTTCGCCAAAGCCCATGACGCGGAACCCGCGCTGGCACCCACCAAGGCCAGCATCGGCGCGTTACCGGACGTGCTGGCCGGCCGTTATCGCCTCGAGCGTCTGCTCGGGGCCGGCGGCATGGGCGCTGTCTACCGGGCGAGGGATCTGCTGCACGAACAGTTCGGCGATCCCGACCCTTACATCGCGCTGAAAATCCTCAGCGAAGAATTTGCCGAATCGCCGGACGCCAGTGCCTTGCTCTACAGCGAGTTCGCCCTGACCCGACGCCTGCGCCACGACAACGTTGTGCGCGCGCACACCTTTGAAGTCGACACCGATTGCCAGCGGGCCTTCATCACCATGGAATACATGCGTGGCCTGACCCTGGATAAATTGCTCTGCGAGCGGCCCCTCGGCCTGCCGTGGAAAGAACTGCGCGACATCGTGCTGCCGCTGCTCGACACGCTGGCCTACGCCCACCGTCGCGGCGTGCTACACGGTGACATTAAACCGAGCAACGTCATGCTCAGCGAAGACGGCTTGCGCCTCTTCGACTTCGGTCTGGGCCAGGCGGAAGAGGGCACCTTGCCCGGCCTGCCACACCTGAGCCGCGAGCGCTTCAACGCCTGGACGCCAGGCTACGCCGCCCCCGAACTGCTTGAGGGCCAACCGTTGTCGGCCAGCGCGGACGTGTACGGCGTGGCCTGTGTGATCTTTGAGCTGGCGGGCGGCAAACACCCGTTCCGCCGCTTGCCCTCGACCCAGGCCCGCGACGAGCACATGGAGCGCGAACTGCAAGCCCCGCAGAACTTACCGAAACACTGTTGGCCAGCGCTGCAAACCGCGCTGAGCTTCGATGCGGCAGCGCGCACCATCACTGCCGAACAACTGCGTGACGCCTTGGGCGCCACTTCATCCTGGCTGCAACGTCTGCGGTTTCGGGCGTAA
- a CDS encoding type VI secretion system tip protein VgrG — MFNSANETHFSLKVEDYVGDLQVLAFTGTEGISQPFRFDLELVSENPDLDLEKLLHKQAFLAFDPQGSGIHGQIYRVAQGDAGKRLTRYKVSMVPQLQYLHHRTNQRIYQQMSAPKIIALILEEHGIKGNAYNFQLSQPCPDRDYCVQYDETDLHFVQRLCEEEGIHYHFQHTPKGHLLVFGDDQTVFQKLGQPTAYVQGSGMVADEPVIKGFKLRLETRTSRVTRRDYDFEKPRLQMEAAYKPDGAPDSQSAEPDLEDYDYPGRFIDRARGKFLSQRALERHRADYRQAEGRSDQTRLVSGHFLEMSDHPRTEWNDLWLLTEIVHEGKQPQVLEEGVTSDTTDNKDDFHQGYRNTFLATPWEVFYRPALEHPKPRVLGSQTAHVTGPKGEEIHCDQYGRIKVQFHWDREGQADDKTSCWLRVSSSWAGDRYGAISIPRIGMEVLVTFLEGDPDQPLVTGCLYHKENPVPYALPANKTRSVFKTLSSPGGGGYNELRIEDKKGAEQIYIHAQRDWDENVEHDQKIRVGNERHDTVEKNTYTELKAEEHRTTVSDRKVEARVDDHLTVGQNQHIKLGTAQLTSAGKEIHLKAGDKIVIEAGTELTILGGGSFIKLDGGGVTVVGPVVKINAGGAPGNGTGIGIKPPVLPGAADKDKAGSLMDQALANSPEEQVKRKPKRMLNFSG; from the coding sequence ATGTTCAACTCAGCTAACGAGACCCACTTCAGCCTCAAGGTCGAAGACTACGTGGGCGACCTGCAAGTGCTGGCGTTCACCGGCACCGAAGGCATCAGTCAGCCATTTCGTTTCGACCTCGAACTGGTCAGCGAAAACCCCGATCTGGACCTGGAAAAGCTCCTGCACAAACAGGCGTTCCTGGCGTTCGATCCACAAGGCTCCGGCATTCACGGGCAGATCTACCGCGTCGCCCAGGGCGATGCCGGCAAGCGCCTGACCCGCTACAAAGTCTCGATGGTGCCGCAACTGCAATACCTGCATCACCGCACTAACCAGCGCATCTACCAGCAGATGTCGGCGCCGAAAATCATCGCGCTGATCCTCGAAGAACACGGCATCAAGGGCAACGCTTACAACTTCCAGTTGAGCCAGCCGTGTCCGGATCGCGACTACTGCGTGCAGTACGACGAAACCGACCTGCACTTCGTCCAGCGTCTGTGCGAAGAGGAAGGCATTCACTACCACTTCCAGCACACGCCGAAAGGGCACCTGCTGGTATTCGGCGACGACCAGACCGTGTTCCAGAAACTCGGTCAGCCGACCGCGTACGTGCAAGGCAGCGGCATGGTCGCCGACGAACCGGTGATCAAAGGTTTCAAACTGCGCCTGGAAACCCGCACCAGCCGCGTCACCCGCCGCGACTACGACTTTGAAAAGCCGCGTCTGCAAATGGAAGCGGCGTACAAACCGGACGGCGCTCCCGATAGCCAAAGCGCCGAACCGGATCTCGAAGACTACGACTACCCCGGCCGCTTCATCGACCGCGCGCGTGGCAAATTCCTCAGCCAGCGCGCCCTCGAACGCCACCGCGCCGACTACCGTCAGGCCGAAGGTCGCAGCGACCAGACCCGCCTCGTCAGCGGCCACTTCCTGGAAATGTCCGACCACCCGCGCACCGAGTGGAACGACCTCTGGCTGCTCACCGAAATCGTCCACGAAGGCAAACAGCCGCAAGTCCTCGAAGAAGGCGTGACCAGCGACACCACCGACAACAAGGACGACTTCCACCAGGGCTACCGCAACACCTTCCTCGCCACCCCGTGGGAAGTGTTCTACCGCCCGGCCCTCGAACACCCGAAACCCCGCGTGCTCGGCAGCCAGACCGCCCACGTCACCGGCCCCAAAGGCGAAGAAATCCACTGCGACCAATACGGCCGCATCAAGGTGCAATTCCACTGGGACCGCGAAGGCCAGGCCGACGACAAAACCAGCTGCTGGCTACGCGTCTCCAGCTCCTGGGCCGGCGACCGCTACGGCGCCATCAGTATTCCGCGCATCGGCATGGAAGTCCTCGTCACCTTCCTCGAGGGCGACCCCGACCAACCCCTCGTCACCGGTTGCCTGTACCACAAGGAAAACCCGGTGCCCTACGCCCTCCCGGCAAACAAAACCCGCAGCGTCTTCAAAACCCTCAGCTCACCGGGCGGCGGCGGTTACAACGAACTGCGCATCGAAGACAAAAAAGGCGCCGAGCAGATCTACATCCATGCCCAGCGCGACTGGGATGAAAACGTTGAGCACGACCAGAAGATTCGGGTCGGCAACGAACGCCACGACACCGTCGAAAAGAACACCTACACGGAGCTCAAGGCCGAAGAGCACCGCACCACGGTTTCCGACCGCAAGGTTGAAGCGCGAGTCGATGATCACCTGACAGTTGGGCAGAACCAGCACATCAAACTGGGCACTGCGCAACTGACTAGCGCCGGGAAAGAGATCCATCTCAAGGCTGGGGACAAGATCGTTATTGAGGCGGGGACGGAGCTGACCATTCTTGGCGGTGGGAGCTTTATCAAACTCGATGGCGGCGGCGTGACGGTGGTTGGGCCGGTGGTGAAGATTAATGCTGGCGGAGCGCCTGGTAATGGGACCGGGATCGGGATTAAACCGCCGGTGCTGCCGGGGGCGGCGGATAAGGATAAGGCGGGGAGTTTGATGGATCAGGCGTTGGCGAATTCGCCTGAAGAACAGGTCAAACGCAAGCCGAAACGAATGCTCAATTTTTCCGGGTAA
- a CDS encoding DUF6124 family protein, with protein sequence MFKVTPNPPDNTGNPAEQSLDTEMLDKEAADRAFAHYFPPTNDKPSKRRKGRLFTISTGIDPEALLANASEDMLSISAIAAKLADDVEGSNRSVALSLSRIADGAQLMVERALDHLEELIAARQEAKT encoded by the coding sequence ATGTTCAAAGTAACGCCCAACCCGCCAGACAACACTGGCAACCCCGCCGAGCAATCCCTCGACACAGAAATGCTCGACAAAGAAGCCGCCGACCGCGCCTTCGCCCATTACTTCCCACCCACCAACGACAAACCGTCCAAACGCCGCAAAGGCAGGCTCTTTACCATCTCCACCGGCATTGACCCGGAAGCCCTCCTGGCTAACGCCTCCGAAGACATGCTGTCCATCAGCGCCATCGCCGCCAAACTAGCGGACGACGTCGAAGGCTCAAACCGCTCCGTAGCGTTGTCCCTGAGCAGAATCGCCGATGGCGCACAGCTCATGGTGGAGCGTGCGCTGGATCATCTGGAGGAGTTAATTGCGGCAAGGCAGGAAGCGAAGACGTAA
- a CDS encoding lysozyme inhibitor LprI family protein, with protein sequence MNRFVFTLLASLLLPVSAAYAQDDCSHVTSSLEMVPCSEAAKKAADAQLNVSYKQLMTRLESDYRTDPALGAEYAAKVKESQRAWLKLRDANCPLEAFEIEVGKPAYVAVSNLCIARMSRERSAYLDKIVPVLASDKSASTAPTSDACPSEEFAPFLTAFSANSESQRRLTALTVKSLVLKPVAGKDRSTFEPSTSGVSGATFTYPLMAAITPGKTAGVEIEEVDDSHVNVVDKRAGNSNVKIFNFSRQACWVLEGIEDWSISEKDLVAAQTPGMSRAENFCYQRAEALGGLGFLEQYPLTVELIEASLENYLCAAESGDAQASLSAASLSLSQMASQLETPRVEALFKAASTIPSGALGYATFLCSGNSTDYNGPCLHPKQAEEQVIRAIIMGSTDAMSYLASTFEGGDLGTKDMSRALACYQMAADKGIQSSIDSLKRLRSNVTEPIKASHCI encoded by the coding sequence GTGAACCGTTTTGTTTTTACCCTGCTGGCCTCGCTGTTGCTGCCAGTTTCGGCAGCCTATGCGCAGGATGACTGCAGCCATGTCACCTCAAGTCTGGAAATGGTGCCCTGCTCGGAGGCGGCGAAGAAGGCTGCCGACGCGCAGTTGAACGTCAGCTACAAACAGCTGATGACGCGGCTGGAGTCTGACTATCGAACAGATCCTGCGTTGGGCGCGGAATACGCGGCGAAGGTCAAGGAGTCGCAGCGTGCGTGGTTGAAATTGCGCGATGCAAACTGCCCTTTGGAAGCGTTCGAGATCGAGGTGGGTAAGCCTGCTTACGTGGCGGTCAGCAACTTGTGCATCGCCAGAATGAGTCGCGAGCGCTCGGCGTATCTGGACAAGATCGTCCCTGTTCTAGCGTCCGACAAAAGTGCTTCGACGGCGCCGACCAGCGACGCTTGCCCGTCGGAGGAGTTCGCGCCTTTCCTGACGGCGTTTTCCGCCAACAGCGAATCGCAACGCCGTCTCACGGCGTTGACGGTCAAGTCGCTGGTGTTGAAACCGGTAGCGGGAAAGGATCGAAGTACTTTTGAGCCTTCGACCTCGGGTGTCAGTGGAGCTACCTTCACCTATCCACTGATGGCTGCAATCACACCCGGCAAGACAGCTGGAGTCGAGATCGAAGAGGTCGACGACAGTCATGTCAACGTGGTGGATAAGCGAGCAGGAAACAGCAATGTGAAAATCTTCAACTTCTCTCGGCAGGCGTGCTGGGTGCTTGAGGGAATTGAGGATTGGTCGATCAGCGAAAAGGATCTTGTCGCAGCGCAAACCCCTGGAATGAGTCGCGCCGAGAACTTCTGTTATCAACGTGCCGAAGCGTTAGGTGGGTTGGGATTTCTTGAGCAATACCCGCTTACGGTGGAGTTGATTGAAGCGTCCCTGGAAAATTATTTATGTGCTGCCGAGTCGGGTGATGCACAGGCGAGCCTGTCGGCAGCAAGCCTGAGTCTTTCGCAAATGGCGTCGCAGTTGGAAACCCCTAGAGTTGAGGCATTGTTCAAAGCAGCCTCGACAATACCGAGTGGTGCGTTGGGCTATGCCACGTTTCTTTGTTCAGGAAACTCCACCGACTATAACGGCCCTTGCCTCCATCCCAAGCAGGCAGAAGAGCAGGTCATTCGGGCGATCATCATGGGTTCCACAGACGCGATGAGTTATCTGGCCTCTACCTTTGAGGGTGGCGATTTGGGAACGAAGGATATGTCCCGAGCCTTAGCCTGTTATCAAATGGCGGCTGACAAAGGTATTCAATCGAGCATCGACAGCCTGAAACGATTGAGATCGAATGTCACGGAGCCGATCAAGGCAAGTCACTGCATTTGA
- a CDS encoding TIGR01777 family oxidoreductase: MPAPSTSLRPALVLWLYAAAIVHILAGLTVTWAGHSGLLDGYLQVLELAFWGADAVPAAGHEQQVWWLALFGATLQSYSLYMLALVHLGNRLKAPAVWGWLIAGILLWAPQDMWLSAQQQVWSHLWLDSFALLVLLPPLFWLHRHDRQKSPSVKTPSPSNPFAGSAYKRVLITGGTGFIGEALVNQLLDAGHSVNVLTRDPLNAANLFNGRTRCVHSLSELSHDEAFDVVINLAGAPVAGPRWSPERQAQLLASRVGTTQALMTWLKTAKQKPALWIQASAIGFYGVRDASESLDEHASKGDGFMAELCARWEAAAQPATEFGVRQVVLRLGVVFGPGGALLPLLIPFRLGFGGRMGDGQQIMSWVHRDDVIQVIARSFHEENLRGTYNMVAPETVSQAAFAENVGKVLKRPVWFHIPAAPVRALAGEMAQLFFDGQRVVPQRLSEAGYTFRYPTLDAALRDLA; this comes from the coding sequence ATGCCAGCCCCCTCGACCTCGCTTCGCCCCGCGCTAGTGCTGTGGCTATACGCCGCCGCGATCGTGCACATACTCGCCGGTCTCACCGTGACCTGGGCCGGTCACTCCGGTTTACTCGACGGCTATCTGCAAGTTCTCGAACTCGCATTCTGGGGCGCCGACGCAGTACCCGCCGCCGGCCACGAACAACAAGTCTGGTGGCTCGCGCTGTTCGGCGCGACGCTGCAAAGCTATTCGTTGTACATGCTTGCGTTGGTGCACTTGGGCAATCGCTTGAAAGCCCCGGCAGTGTGGGGATGGTTGATCGCCGGCATCCTGTTATGGGCACCGCAGGACATGTGGCTGTCAGCGCAACAACAGGTCTGGTCGCACCTGTGGCTCGATAGTTTTGCGTTGCTGGTATTGTTGCCGCCGCTGTTCTGGCTCCACCGGCATGACCGGCAGAAATCCCCTTCAGTAAAGACTCCGAGCCCATCCAACCCGTTTGCCGGTAGCGCCTACAAACGCGTGCTGATCACCGGCGGCACTGGTTTTATCGGTGAAGCCTTGGTCAACCAACTGCTCGACGCCGGCCATTCGGTCAACGTCCTGACGCGCGATCCGTTGAACGCGGCCAACCTGTTCAACGGCCGTACCCGCTGTGTGCATTCGCTCAGCGAACTCAGCCACGACGAAGCCTTCGACGTAGTTATCAATCTTGCCGGCGCCCCCGTCGCCGGCCCCCGTTGGAGTCCCGAGCGTCAGGCGCAACTGCTCGCCAGCCGGGTCGGCACCACCCAAGCGCTGATGACCTGGCTGAAGACCGCAAAGCAAAAACCGGCGCTGTGGATTCAAGCCTCGGCCATCGGTTTCTACGGCGTGCGCGATGCCAGCGAAAGCCTCGACGAGCACGCTAGCAAGGGCGACGGTTTCATGGCCGAACTCTGTGCGCGCTGGGAGGCGGCAGCGCAACCGGCCACTGAATTTGGCGTGCGTCAGGTGGTGCTGCGCCTCGGTGTGGTGTTTGGTCCGGGCGGTGCGTTGTTGCCGTTGCTGATTCCGTTTCGCCTGGGCTTCGGCGGGCGCATGGGTGACGGTCAGCAGATTATGAGCTGGGTGCACCGCGACGATGTGATTCAGGTGATCGCTCGATCCTTCCACGAAGAAAACCTGCGCGGCACTTACAACATGGTCGCGCCGGAAACGGTCAGTCAGGCAGCGTTCGCCGAGAACGTCGGCAAGGTCCTCAAACGCCCGGTGTGGTTTCACATTCCTGCTGCGCCAGTGCGGGCGCTGGCGGGGGAGATGGCGCAGCTGTTCTTCGACGGTCAGCGTGTTGTGCCGCAGCGTTTGAGCGAGGCGGGTTATACGTTCCGTTATCCGACCCTCGACGCCGCGCTGCGCGATCTGGCCTGA